In Leishmania panamensis strain MHOM/PA/94/PSC-1 chromosome 13 sequence, the genomic stretch gagagggagagggagagggagagggagggagagagcagaaaagggagggacgACGCAGAGACACTGACGGAGCTGCACAGGCGCGCGTTTGCTCGTGGGAACGCGTGGGCGcatgtgtgggcgtgcgggagaaagagaaagagggaggagaagagaggaaaggctACAGAGACGTACACCTGAGAACCAAATTTagcagcaggagaggcgcacacggaCACACCCGCCTCGCACCCAGAAGAGACTGGCACGCGTGCTAGTGCATGCGTAATGTGtatgcatgtatgtgtgcggaTGTGTGCCCACGTCTCTGCCCGCGTACAGAGCCGGTGACTTTGCTGTGTTTCGAGGAAAGAGATGATTTGGCGTTGATGACTGCTGAAGAACTCTTCATTGAAACGTGATGACGGGGCATGAGGAAaacaggagaagaagggggagaaggcacGCGGCGATCTGCGAGagacgacacacacacacacacacacacacacacacgcagaatTCATACCTGCTCTCTTGTTGCGGATCTTTCATCCTCTCACCATCCGTGCGgcactctcctccttcgtCTCTCTACTCTCCTATAGACATTGCTCAGTAGTGGTAGTGCGGCACATCGTACGCGTAGGCGCTACGCTCATCCTTCACGAGCCAGCGCTTGTCGAACGTAACGCACGAATGCGGCGCCTTTGTGGGAAGCTTTGCTACTGCCTCAAGGAGTGTGGTCTCCAGAACCAACGTGGCCGTGTAGCGCGCACAAGGTGCTGAGCTGCCACCATTGCCAGCGATGCCTCCTGccaaggaagaggaagcctggctgccgccgctcgccTTGGAGTCTTTCAGCGAGGCGGGGGCGCGGCTGTGCTTTCGGCGCGGCCTTCTCGTTGAAGAGGTCGGAGAAGTTAGTGGTGAGGCGCTGTCGTCATCGCCGCAGTCGCGCGTCGACACGGCACTGGCGGCAATGGGCTGATAGAAGGCAAActcgctctgcagcagcagtgtttTCAAGTCGTCCGTGTGGATTGGTATGTCAATCAGCGCGCGGAGCTCCTCCAGGGTGAAGCGTAGCTCCGGCTGCGCGGTCCGCGACACACGACGGTACGACGGTGCGACCGCAGCTAGCGACCGCAGCAGGGCGCATCGCCAGTacgagagcagcagtgatTCCCCATGGGGTGAGAAAGGCCGACTGATGGCTCCACCGGACTTCCCACAAAAaccgcacccgcacacacgctgccgctgccgagtcATCCAGTATGCCACATCCAGCAAGAACGTGGCCACACGCGCCCGTTGAAACATAGGCAGCGTGACGATGCACGAGAGCGTGTGATCGGGGTAGTGCTTCAGCCTACTGAAGTACCCCATCACTGCGTCGCCGTCCCAGCCCTCCGCATCGAAGTCGCTCGCGGTCCGGCGAAACCCTTCACTCGAGAGTGCAATCGAGGTGTCCACCCCAGGCTCTTCGGCAGACGTGCAGGACGCTAGTGCGGCTGGTATGTACGGCAGCGAGGCACGGGGTATCGTCACTACTACGTACTCGTACAGGTCGACGTCATTCAATAGTAGTTTGCTCTCGATGAGCTGCTTTCCCAAGAGGGACAGGCAGCGGCCATAGTGAAGGTTCTTGGCGCCGTCCACGAGGAACACCTTGTACCCGGCGTCCCCGTCGTGGTAAAGGAGTCGACCAGGCGGTGTGCGCAGGCGGCAGTACTCGCCGGCCAGGTGTACGTAGTACTGCTCCCGCGTGAAGAATGGcgagaggcagcggtggcacacGTAGACGGAGTGGCAGACATCGTCCTCGGGGAGGGCCAGATACTCTAGAGCGCCGTAGGGTGCGGGAAACCAGGGCTGGAAAGAGTAGCATAGGTACACCACCTCGCAGACGGCCGTGTCACGCTCCATCGCGGCCACCCACTCCTGCGCTTCGCAGTGCTCTCCAGGCAATAACGAGACAGTGGACACCGGCACCGCTCCCCCATCATCGCACGGCTCCGGCACCGTTGCAGACCCCATGGGAGGCAAAGAGCTAGCGGAAGTCATTGCAGCGGTGTTGTTagtgacggcagcgcgcgcagaCAGTGGGGCAAGAGCGAAGGCATCATACCAGCCATCGTAGCGGTAGTGGTAGCCGTGGCTTGAGATAaagctgccgctgatggcACGCAGCTCATTACAGCTGTGTATGGTGCCGCTCCCAACAGTGCCCAGTGGAGTCCCGCTCCACGACAGTGCAGCCGCcttgcgccgctgtcgcgccAGCTCCGCGCCAAATTCGATGTGAGTGCAGTGAACGTAGTACAAGAGCCGCCAAGGCTCCTCGGCGTGGGGGCGCACCCCCACTACGATACCTGTTACAGCGAACCCGTCGTTGTGGTGGTCATCCGAGCTTTGCGTGGCTTGCGTGGACGTGCAGTCGGCGATACGGAGACGACACCGCTGGCCAACCTCCATCCTGACCGCTCTCTAATGCACTGAGGAAagcgagggaaggagagaaacagatCCTGCGTGTGCGATGAGCGACGTGAGAGGGAACGGGAGAGTGTGGACATAGATGGAGTGcaagcaagagaaaagaaaggaaaaccAGAGAGCACTTGAGCAAGtctctgtgtctctccctcagACGTAATGGGGGCCTACACGCACATGTCCACAGCCACCGCACGGCGCAAACAGCGGTGTGGCCCCTTTCCATCGGTAGCGTGTCCACAACTCCCTCTTCGTATCCTCAGAAGATCAGCTCGAGAAAGGTGGGCACGGCGTCGGCGGTGCCCACCTACACACgactctccgcctcctcgtggGTAGCCAGCACAGTTGATAACATTGACGCTGGTTGGTGGGGAGTTATGGCCTCTGAAAGCTGCTCAGCTTTGTGTCACAGCAACTCGTGGTGTCTATATATGGTGGATGTTCGATCTATCAACGCTGATCAGCTACCCTCAACGCACTCCCCTGGAGCTCTCTCATGCCGGTGCGTGCTCGAGAGCAAGTGAGAGGAGcaggatgacgaggaggtTGATACCTGGTGGCGTCGCCACTGCTCCATCCCCTGCACCGCGCAGGCAGAGCTACACGGAGGCGGCGTCTCCGGACCGGTGTCGCTATagatggcgctgcaccgATCGAAGAGCGCACGGGCAAGCTTTGTGTGGCCCAGCTCCGCTGCCAGAGCGCCTTTGAACGCCAGCGTGCGGACGCACAGTGGGTCTGTGGGGCCCAGGTACTTCCGTCGAGTGCCTGCCACCGTGtccagcagcttcagcgccTCGACAGAGCGTCCCTCCAGCAGTCGGTACACCTGCGCCACATGTTCCATCGTCAAAGCCAGCTTCAGCTCCTCAGTGCCGTCactgccctcctcgccgctgccttcgcctcGACGCAGCACTCTCTGAGCAGCGTCCGTGTCGCTGCGGTTGCGTTGCGCGTGAAGATGCAGGCGAATCGTCATGGAGCGCTGCCACGCTTCCAGCGCAGTGATGTAGTCTGCAGTTTCGTAGTGGCAGACACCGATGGTGTGCAGGACGTCGGCGAGAAGTCCACGTGGCGGCCCAAGCGTATGCGCGAGGCGGTTCTGTGCGTCCAGCAGTAGCGCCATCACGCTTGCATACACAGTCTCCGGCGTACCTGAGGGAGCTGCAGTAGAGGATGAAGGTATCGGCGAATGCGTCAGACGTGCACCAGCATCGCGCACGTCAACCAGCGGCGTCACCCACAACGCCTTGTCTCCGCGGCTGGGCGACAAGGATAGGGTGCACTGAAGCTGCTCAAGGCGTAGCACAGCGCGGTTGTACGCCACACCAGCCAATCCCTCGTCCAGGTcactgcagcacgcgcactCCTCTACAGATGTGCCAGGAGATGGGGCCCTCGTGTGCGGAACTGTCAGACGCTCCCTCCAGTACCCGTCACACGTAACAAGCAGTCTCTCCGCCTCAATGTAGTCCTGAACCGCCATGTAGATGCATGATAAGAGCAGAAGGGTGTTGCCGAAGAGACGGTGgtgccgacgctgctgagccTGTGAACTCTCGCAGCCGACAGAGACGCTATCAGCGGACTCTTCGTGGCCGACGTCTCCATGATGATGCCTAGTTTTGCCCGCCATGGCGCTGTCCATGCGCGGCGATAATGAGAACAGTGCCTCCTCAGCCGCACTGCGTGCGTGGTGAAGGTCACCGAGGCGGTAGAGccgcgctgcgtcggcgtAGAGCGCTGTCGCTAGAGAAAGGCTCATTGTGTGTCTCACGATGCAATCCTGCAAGGTCGAGCCTCCTGCTCTCTCCGTGACCAGGAGTACACAGAGAAGCAACGACAGGgaagcaagaggaggagagaggggggggtagatGTGGCTCAGAAAGCTGAGGTAGAGggcaagaaggaaaaagagaaggtgctCGCCTTTTCTCATGTGCAGGTCGGCGCTAtcctctgccgccacctcctccccccccccccaacagcggcactggaggtatacacacgcacagagcggGACCCCATCTGTagcgcgagagagcgagagcagctGAAAGTGTACATGGggccccctctctccgtgcgAGCGAGTACACAGGAGACGGGGTAATGGAGAGCAGAGAgtcgcccctcccctacccTCCCCTGCGAAAGGGGTTGTTACATCGACAGCAGGTCCAGTACTCGGTTGATTCGAGAAGCAAAGGGTGTTCgtttctctgtctttctctcttggtGTAGATGTCAGCATGTAAACAGCCAGATAAGCGCACATGCGCCCATACGAGCCCTGTGGATGAGGCAAAATACGAAGAATGGGGGCGAACAAAACGATGCATGAAAGCGGCAGGGACACAAGCgaggggaagaaaggggggagggaggggagggagggagggagtccGACCGTAGCGAGTAGAGGGCGTTCCATCACTGCCCTCGCATCAGCAAAGTAGAAAAAGGAAGAACGGGAAAATACACAAAACGGAAGGAGGCACGCGCCTacgcatcacacacacacacacacacacacacacacacagcagaggACACAGTCACGCTGGGgcacaaagagaggagcgcaGTCGAACGaatgggaaagggaggaaaaacACGTCAGAGGAGAAACAAAatcgacaacgacgacaagAGGCGGGCAGAGGAGACCAGCGAGCAGAAAAGAGCGGGAAGACCGGCAACAACGTAAGCTGTCGGTAGGGagcaaggcgaagaagagggacAGTACCGATGGGGTAGGGTAGCTTCTGCACAAGGACACTCACAAACTCGCTCATGCATcgacacacagacgcatgcACGCGTGACTGTCGTGGTgttcctccttctctctccgcctgcTCCTTTAGCCGTTTGAGGAGTCCAAAACAGCGACACGAGCATCAGACCCAGCCACTGCACACTGCTCGCGCTCACAGATCCACTCCAGAAGACGAAGTgaagtgaaagagaggaaaagagaagttTAGAGAAGAGGTCGAGGGGCAATACAAGTGACTCATCAGACACGACTGGGAAGGCcgtgagcggcagcgttcccgcgtgaggaggagagaaaagagaatgACGAGTGTCATTGGACGCACGCTTTGAGGTGTGCTTGGGGAAGGTGGGGCTGCAGGATGAGTTGCAGCACACATCAGCGACGTGCACCCGCGCAATCACGCAACACCGCCGAAACACCGCGCTTTCTATTCGCCTCTCTCAGGAGCCCCTCATTATTCTCATGTACACTATCACTGACACCGACGCCGGTGTCTACCCTGAGGCAAATCGCACGCGCCTTGGTCGTCTCCTCTCGCCCGTCCTCGCGCTCGttcgtgcacacgcacacacacacactcttAGAACGGCACAAGACGACACGAGGGAGGGAAATGCTCAAGAGGGACAAGAAAAGGTGGCGGAGAGTTGTGAGACTGCGCTCACTGCTTGCCTACGCAtgccggcgtgtgtgtgggtgtgtgtgggtgtgtgtgggtggagagaggtggaaggaGGGCAGGCAGCAAGCATGGCACCAAACGAGTTGAAAACGGCAAAAGGGCCCGCGGATCGGCAACACATCAGCGCCCACCAAACAAacctgaaaaaaaaaggtgcgGGCAAGGAAGCGGAAAACGGGGGCGGGGAGATGGAGCGAAAGATGGCAGGGCGAAAGTCATCGCTGAAAAGAAGTGTATAGCGGCgcatgcctgtgtgtgtgtgtgttggtgtgcgcCGAGTCAACTGAGAGAGACCCGCATCCACCACAGCGACACGGACAGACGGAGGcagaaggaagggggtgagggaggggaggggaggggagaatACACAGCAAAGAATGAAGGAatgagcaagagagaaaagagagagggagagaacagacagagggagagaggaagctaCGGAGGCACTGAGAGGGAGAGTTAGCGTGGGAGTGTCGGTTCGTGGGCGTGTCGGCAGCAtgcacgagcacacacgcacgcgcgaagAGGCAcgatggggagagagagaaaagtaTCGAAGGATAGtaaagggaaggaagagaaagagggagggaaagaaggtcaaaaaggggggaggaatggaaggggggggcagtggtgaaacttcacacacacgcacgcacacacacacacacacacacacacacacacaccggcagagggagaagcggcgggggagagagaggggactAAGAAATGAGCAAAAAGCCATGTGGAAAAGAAGTGAGATTGAGGCGACGTGGCTTACTTGATGGGGGCATCTCTCAGTCAttcccccacctccgccagtCCCCTTAAATatagccgccaccgcctcacgCGTGTGAGTCTTAAGAAAGCAAGCGATGTAAGGCAATATGGGgttagagagagaaacgtaAACAGACCACAATCTCTGCAGAGACGGCGCAAGAGAccagacgcacgcacgggcACATTTAAGCGCACGCGCGTCCGTGAATGGACACGCGTGCAGAGGTAGAAAAGGGGAGCAGTGAGCAGCAAATCGGCAGAGGTGAAGGAAGGTgcgcagcaagagaagcaaaacatggaaagagaaaagaaataCAAAACTCCACCCACACGGGGTGTGAGAGAAAGTAAGAG encodes the following:
- a CDS encoding MOZ/SAS family acetyltransferase, putative (TriTrypDB/GeneDB-style sysID: LpmP.13.0170) gives rise to the protein MEVGQRCRLRIADCTSTQATQSSDDHHNDGFAVTGIVVGVRPHAEEPWRLLYYVHCTHIEFGAELARQRRKAAALSWSGTPLGTVGSGTIHSCNELRAISGSFISSHGYHYRYDGWYDAFALAPLSARAAVTNNTAAMTSASSLPPMGSATVPEPCDDGGAVPVSTVSLLPGEHCEAQEWVAAMERDTAVCEVVYLCYSFQPWFPAPYGALEYLALPEDDVCHSVYVCHRCLSPFFTREQYYVHLAGEYCRLRTPPGRLLYHDGDAGYKVFLVDGAKNLHYGRCLSLLGKQLIESKLLLNDVDLYEYVVVTIPRASLPYIPAALASCTSAEEPGVDTSIALSSEGFRRTASDFDAEGWDGDAVMGYFSRLKHYPDHTLSCIVTLPMFQRARVATFLLDVAYWMTRQRQRVCGCGFCGKSGGAISRPFSPHGESLLLSYWRCALLRSLAAVAPSYRRVSRTAQPELRFTLEELRALIDIPIHTDDLKTLLLQSEFAFYQPIAASAVSTRDCGDDDSASPLTSPTSSTRRPRRKHSRAPASLKDSKASGGSQASSSLAGGIAGNGGSSAPCARYTATLVLETTLLEAVAKLPTKAPHSCVTFDKRWLVKDERSAYAYDVPHYHY
- a CDS encoding hypothetical protein (TriTrypDB/GeneDB-style sysID: LpmP.13.0180); the encoded protein is MSLSLATALYADAARLYRLGDLHHARSAAEEALFSLSPRMDSAMAGKTRHHHGDVGHEESADSVSVGCESSQAQQRRHHRLFGNTLLLLSCIYMAVQDYIEAERLLVTCDGYWRERLTVPHTRAPSPGTSVEECACCSDLDEGLAGVAYNRAVLRLEQLQCTLSLSPSRGDKALWVTPLVDVRDAGARLTHSPIPSSSTAAPSGTPETVYASVMALLLDAQNRLAHTLGPPRGLLADVLHTIGVCHYETADYITALEAWQRSMTIRLHLHAQRNRSDTDAAQRVLRRGEGSGEEGSDGTEELKLALTMEHVAQVYRLLEGRSVEALKLLDTVAGTRRKYLGPTDPLCVRTLAFKGALAAELGHTKLARALFDRCSAIYSDTGPETPPPCSSACAVQGMEQWRRHQVSTSSSSCSSHLLSSTHRHERAPGECVEGS